The proteins below are encoded in one region of Clostridium estertheticum:
- a CDS encoding protease inhibitor I42 family protein, with amino-acid sequence MTYEYENFKSNAIVLGHKLINIIPIYAHMIIELTESPTTGYCWYYTTSDPSIILLEEKKTFDFNKPNILGGSNQIIWKFKCLNCGECKITFSYYKSWKRESCPLDESTYIIKVE; translated from the coding sequence TTGACTTACGAATATGAAAATTTCAAGTCAAATGCTATAGTTTTAGGCCATAAGCTTATAAACATTATCCCTATATATGCTCATATGATTATTGAACTTACCGAGTCCCCAACAACTGGATATTGTTGGTACTATACCACATCTGATCCTTCTATAATATTATTGGAAGAGAAAAAAACATTTGATTTTAATAAACCAAATATCTTAGGTGGAAGTAATCAAATTATCTGGAAATTTAAATGTTTGAATTGTGGTGAATGTAAAATAACCTTTTCTTATTATAAGAGTTGGAAAAGAGAGTCTTGCCCCTTAGATGAATCCACATATATAATAAAAGTTGAGTAG
- a CDS encoding sensor histidine kinase yields the protein MNIKKRLIFSNTVTVIVPFVITIVAAVLFIFISSTIFKKDVSYDNFKKFIFIKTQLADTSNIVRNQSSYNIENIKYQQYLHQKLSTINGEIIILKSNTIIFTSKDVNKIDIEKCLVEANTKFEKKLVEIEATSYMVEVAPIRFSDGNRGNVILLAPVFRYSSILEEFIIFIVAIFLISFIALNIYMSYLLSKRIIKPLSLLSIAVGEISKGDLSLEIIEVGDQEIKKLCADFEKMRIQLKDSIRLKKKYDENRTMLVSSISHDLKTPITSIKGYVNGILDGVANTPEKADRYLKTIYSKATQMDIMINDLLLYSKLDLSQLPFNFENTDIMDYFKYCIHESAPELEKSNIEICLKNNLDGLKYVKIDRERLMRVILNIIDNSRKYMDKEQGKITIILRETNSSIIIEIRDNGSGIDENDVNKIFDRFYRADAARSEANGSGLGLAIAKQIVEGHGGTIWAVSHENEGTSILMSFGKISNKGVL from the coding sequence ATGAATATAAAAAAACGATTGATTTTTTCTAACACTGTAACTGTGATAGTTCCTTTTGTAATTACAATTGTAGCTGCGGTCTTATTTATTTTTATATCTTCAACCATTTTTAAAAAGGACGTAAGTTATGATAATTTTAAAAAGTTCATATTCATAAAGACTCAATTAGCAGATACCAGTAATATTGTACGTAATCAAAGTTCTTACAATATAGAGAATATAAAATATCAACAATATTTACATCAAAAGTTATCGACCATAAATGGAGAAATCATAATACTTAAAAGTAATACTATTATTTTCACTTCAAAGGATGTAAACAAAATTGACATAGAGAAATGTTTAGTAGAAGCTAATACTAAATTTGAAAAAAAATTAGTAGAAATTGAGGCTACATCTTACATGGTAGAAGTAGCTCCAATTAGGTTTAGTGATGGTAACAGAGGGAATGTCATATTACTCGCTCCAGTCTTTAGGTATTCAAGCATTCTAGAAGAGTTTATTATATTTATAGTTGCAATATTTCTTATATCATTTATAGCACTCAACATATATATGTCCTATCTACTGTCTAAAAGAATAATAAAGCCCTTATCACTTTTAAGTATAGCTGTAGGAGAAATTAGTAAGGGGGACTTAAGTCTAGAAATTATTGAAGTCGGAGATCAAGAAATTAAGAAGTTATGTGCTGATTTTGAAAAGATGAGAATACAACTTAAAGATTCTATCCGCCTCAAAAAGAAGTATGACGAGAACAGGACAATGCTCGTTTCTAGTATATCCCATGATCTTAAAACACCTATAACATCAATAAAAGGGTATGTTAATGGCATTTTGGATGGAGTTGCTAATACTCCTGAAAAGGCAGATCGATATTTAAAGACCATTTATTCAAAGGCTACGCAGATGGATATTATGATTAATGATTTGCTTTTATATTCGAAGTTGGATCTCAGTCAATTACCTTTTAATTTTGAAAACACAGATATTATGGATTATTTTAAATACTGTATTCATGAAAGTGCACCAGAGCTTGAAAAGTCGAACATAGAAATTTGTTTGAAAAATAATTTGGATGGTTTAAAATACGTTAAAATTGATAGAGAAAGATTAATGAGAGTGATATTAAATATTATTGATAATTCTCGTAAATATATGGATAAAGAGCAAGGTAAAATTACAATTATTCTTAGAGAAACTAATTCTAGCATTATAATTGAAATAAGGGATAATGGTTCCGGTATTGATGAGAATGATGTAAATAAAATTTTTGATAGATTTTACAGAGCAGATGCGGCGAGAAGTGAAGCGAATGGAAGTGGACTAGGACTTGCAATTGCAAAACAAATTGTAGAGGGACACGGCGGCACAATTTGGGCTGTGAGTCATGAAAACGAAGGTACAAGTATTTTAATGTCATTTGGAAAAATATCAAATAAAGGAGTATTATGA
- a CDS encoding methionyl aminopeptidase yields MNKLSRNDVCWCGSGKKYKRCHMDQDVFISNIEEKVGYTIPRDIMKTQEQIEGIRKSCKLTHDVLDIVSERIKVGVTTEEINTWVHEYTVEHNAYPAPLGYGGFPKSVCTSINDVICHGIPCETVLKDGDIVNVDVSCILDGYYGDASRMYIIGEGSKASVDLVRVSKECLDLGIEQVKPFNTLGDIGNAIQQHAESLGYSVVYDYGGHGVGLEFHEEPFVAHIGNKGEGTILLPNMTFTIEPMINIGSPDTKVLDDDWTAVTTDGSLSSQWEHTILVTQTGYEILT; encoded by the coding sequence ATGAATAAATTATCACGAAACGATGTGTGTTGGTGCGGAAGTGGCAAGAAATATAAAAGATGTCATATGGATCAAGACGTATTTATAAGCAATATAGAAGAGAAAGTTGGGTATACAATACCTAGAGATATCATGAAAACGCAGGAACAAATAGAAGGTATAAGAAAAAGTTGTAAACTAACACATGATGTACTAGATATTGTTAGTGAGAGAATAAAAGTGGGAGTAACCACAGAGGAAATTAATACTTGGGTACATGAATATACGGTAGAGCATAATGCATACCCAGCACCATTAGGCTACGGTGGATTCCCTAAGAGTGTATGCACATCAATAAATGATGTGATATGTCATGGTATACCATGTGAAACTGTTCTAAAAGATGGCGATATAGTTAATGTAGATGTATCTTGCATATTAGATGGATATTACGGTGACGCTAGTAGAATGTACATAATAGGAGAGGGTTCTAAGGCATCGGTAGATTTGGTGCGTGTATCAAAGGAATGTCTAGACCTTGGCATAGAACAGGTGAAACCATTTAATACGCTTGGGGATATAGGAAATGCCATTCAGCAACATGCAGAAAGTCTTGGCTATTCTGTAGTTTACGATTATGGTGGTCATGGTGTTGGATTAGAATTTCATGAAGAACCATTTGTAGCACATATAGGTAATAAAGGTGAGGGTACAATATTATTACCTAATATGACGTTTACTATTGAACCTATGATTAATATCGGGAGCCCAGATACAAAAGTACTTGATGATGATTGGACAGCGGTTACAACAGATGGATCATTGTCATCTCAATGGGAACATACCATACTTGTTACTCAAACAGGTTATGAGATATTAACTTAA
- a CDS encoding diguanylate cyclase: MEIINNRYRIVKCIKQNRLVSSYIVNDIRKNYDTVQLNILNSEYLKKELIEFYTKEFISLTNLKCQNVTLVYDFDLLNLLDNKKLDDKVYFFTNEYVKNDFSILDVVSNMKSDELLDLFIEICQSINYLHLKGFVYSDINLSNITVTNTKYKKNCVKFKDFATVELEKQTFWKDENNEEYFKAPEILAGKKCSIFSDIYSLGILLFIIYMKSENCNFGINDEINNIKIKEIFNNNKNLNINFQRVIEKMIYSDITKRYQNISELVIDINNSFKKQYIPYRKKEINKLNTNLKMIGREDEVYKIINNYECIKNEGKNNLTVFIHGESGIGKTRFLKSLKYLFSLRKVNVYSSFKLEVSTKNSNVAFVDILKQLISECEPEILERYESELVKFIPELGSKKNIIHSKPLSGDKEKYRLIHFASGFIEECIGNKPIVIIIDNFHLADEFTIELIEYITRKKLQNKKIMIIMSYCDGECVLNKKFIKFKQTISRSVVVTNIFLKELSEIEVGKMIENILSMPNMPYKFAESIFEKTKGNPLFVQEIIKSFFNKKSIYIDKEKGCWTIDYDYSKFIVPEDMHPILLNQVKEMGKLNFNILKIISIFKSAVSLEVIKGFIDKNSEELEIVIKGLISSGILCKKIEDRGFVFDFYNKFLKSLMYERISDEDKKNMHRLASVLLEGFYAQGGTEYIEELIYHLEKSDQGQKIIEYCIENAQKMRLLKNRSDAIKNLTKAVSIINCSNSPVENIKLIMELGDLHEQEGHNSIAINYYLSVQMYNYNNQLHNYIIDSFIKIAMVYLNKNDIKSVIYYTKKINTMLEKTDYRSGWLKCQGIQACVYEIRQEYENVEIICNSCIEMCKGEYEELEAIFYNHKGIVLMRRGRANEALIFFEKAITICNKYSNIDELIKALNYIGVIYEYYYQDNNMAIKYFLKTKEVCEKNNISNREVDASINIAVTHFLVEKYEISLQCFIEQLGECRKYEFEIKLFYCYTSIASIYLRLDDYDNAYKYYELCNKEIINYPDQSENIEIFYLLAAEINYKLGDMKKAESYINKVLELYGENQFIHALWAQILNKCIKIHLRENDDELIKDITNIATIANKVLYVSSRLNIFYGVVILLYDNEIQEHASIIFNEINKINIDIDIKDHRVFVKKLYVDGLIENTNSIEIFDEALEYSKKYKEIDICWKIYTAIGDYYFNKEDYLYAVIYYFEACGILKNINSKLPIKYRLSYIRLNNAIRPFNRFLGINNYYKNNKDISMLKFEQASISDEEGLMDILEQVNHKDILKNKNFIKSIKKIYSVSLHEGIHDIGDVLENLQSDNLRNLELIIDYLSYITLATRGIIIINDDDNKEYKVIASSDRKYELPQTTEKLSEMLSRDKPGLVTDGSQNQDAVGDKNNIYNTIKASICIPIIMEDITEKSIVKNQRRKSIQGSKYVIGHIYIESQRVLNNLNNGSMKKCIELSKVVGIIIEKYKLRLSSSVDKLTGTLTRKYLEEALDEQIEKSSLDESKFSLIMYDLDHFKIINDKFGHRTGDYALKRVCDVVLSNLRDTDIVGRYGGEEFIVILPNTDIYEAQLVAEKLRSKIEQEKILDNRRDVTVSLGVITCPMQGEWQGELVERVDQALYVAKQQGRNRYVTWNSDFSKKAKKTDRLAGIISGNELQDHRNVLAMIELIELININLTKEDKIYSLLGRIIEITEAKKGVLFLVGNGDITEKYSREIFINEWVDSDTYNKSIIKSVLDSKQGVWKIDWDTIIEYDVVTGAPNWQSVIVIPLIRGDYVKGVLYLAESTQVKEFSFDDFNFVSMLGKIIVPIL, translated from the coding sequence TTGGAAATTATTAATAATAGATATCGAATAGTTAAATGTATAAAACAAAATAGGTTAGTTTCTAGTTATATTGTAAATGATATAAGAAAAAATTATGATACGGTACAATTAAATATTCTTAACTCAGAATATTTAAAGAAAGAGTTAATAGAATTTTATACAAAAGAATTTATAAGTTTAACTAACTTAAAATGCCAAAATGTAACATTAGTATATGACTTTGATTTATTAAATTTATTAGATAATAAAAAATTAGATGACAAAGTTTATTTTTTCACAAATGAGTATGTTAAAAATGATTTTAGTATTTTAGATGTAGTAAGTAATATGAAAAGTGATGAGCTATTAGATTTATTTATAGAAATATGCCAAAGTATAAATTATCTCCATTTAAAAGGATTTGTTTATAGTGATATAAATTTAAGTAATATAACAGTTACGAATACAAAATACAAAAAAAATTGCGTTAAATTCAAAGATTTTGCAACAGTGGAACTTGAAAAACAAACTTTTTGGAAAGATGAGAATAATGAGGAATATTTTAAGGCTCCAGAGATATTAGCAGGTAAGAAATGTAGTATATTTAGTGATATATATTCTCTAGGGATTTTATTGTTTATCATATATATGAAGAGTGAAAATTGTAATTTTGGTATAAACGATGAAATTAATAATATTAAAATAAAAGAGATATTTAATAATAATAAAAATCTTAACATAAATTTTCAAAGGGTCATTGAAAAGATGATTTATAGTGATATTACAAAAAGATATCAAAATATTTCAGAATTAGTAATAGACATAAATAATTCATTTAAAAAGCAATATATACCATATAGAAAAAAAGAAATAAATAAATTAAATACTAACTTGAAAATGATAGGTAGAGAGGATGAAGTATATAAAATTATCAATAACTATGAATGTATAAAAAATGAAGGTAAAAATAATCTTACGGTTTTTATACATGGCGAATCAGGTATTGGTAAAACGAGGTTCCTTAAATCATTAAAATATCTTTTTTCTTTGAGAAAAGTAAATGTTTATAGTAGTTTTAAATTAGAGGTTTCTACTAAAAACAGTAATGTGGCTTTTGTAGATATATTAAAACAGCTCATTTCTGAATGTGAACCAGAAATATTAGAAAGATACGAATCTGAATTGGTAAAATTCATACCTGAATTAGGTAGCAAAAAGAATATAATACATTCAAAACCATTGAGTGGAGACAAAGAAAAATATAGACTTATACACTTTGCTTCGGGGTTTATAGAAGAGTGTATAGGTAATAAGCCTATAGTTATAATTATTGATAATTTTCATCTAGCAGATGAATTTACAATTGAATTAATAGAATATATTACGAGAAAGAAGTTACAAAACAAAAAAATTATGATTATAATGTCATACTGCGATGGGGAATGTGTACTAAACAAAAAATTTATAAAATTCAAACAGACTATATCTAGGAGTGTTGTAGTAACAAATATATTTTTGAAAGAGTTAAGTGAAATAGAAGTAGGGAAAATGATTGAAAATATTTTAAGTATGCCTAATATGCCATATAAATTTGCAGAGAGTATATTTGAAAAGACAAAAGGCAATCCATTATTTGTTCAAGAAATTATAAAGAGCTTTTTCAATAAAAAAAGTATTTATATAGATAAAGAAAAAGGGTGTTGGACCATAGATTACGATTATTCTAAATTTATTGTGCCAGAGGATATGCATCCAATACTGCTTAATCAAGTTAAAGAAATGGGAAAATTAAATTTTAATATCCTAAAAATAATATCGATATTTAAAAGCGCTGTTTCTTTAGAAGTAATAAAAGGTTTTATTGATAAGAATAGTGAAGAACTCGAGATAGTTATTAAAGGACTTATTTCCTCGGGGATATTATGCAAAAAAATTGAAGATAGAGGTTTTGTATTTGATTTTTATAATAAGTTTCTTAAAAGCCTTATGTATGAAAGAATTAGTGACGAAGATAAAAAAAACATGCATAGATTAGCATCGGTACTACTTGAAGGTTTTTATGCACAGGGTGGTACAGAATATATTGAGGAGCTAATTTATCACTTAGAAAAGTCAGATCAAGGGCAAAAGATTATTGAATACTGCATTGAAAATGCACAAAAAATGAGACTTTTAAAAAACAGAAGTGATGCAATAAAAAATTTAACAAAAGCGGTATCAATAATCAATTGTTCAAATAGTCCAGTTGAAAACATCAAGCTCATTATGGAGCTAGGCGATTTGCATGAACAAGAAGGACATAATTCCATCGCGATAAATTACTATCTATCAGTTCAAATGTATAATTATAATAATCAGTTGCATAATTATATAATAGATAGCTTCATTAAAATTGCAATGGTATATTTAAATAAAAATGATATAAAGAGTGTTATTTATTATACTAAAAAAATTAATACTATGTTAGAAAAAACAGACTATCGTTCTGGATGGCTTAAGTGTCAAGGAATACAAGCCTGTGTATATGAGATAAGGCAAGAGTATGAAAATGTTGAAATAATATGTAACAGTTGTATAGAAATGTGTAAGGGTGAATATGAAGAACTGGAAGCCATATTTTATAATCATAAGGGCATAGTTCTTATGAGAAGAGGTAGAGCGAACGAGGCGTTAATATTTTTTGAAAAGGCAATAACTATATGTAATAAATATAGTAATATCGATGAATTAATAAAGGCATTAAATTATATAGGAGTTATTTATGAATATTATTACCAAGATAATAATATGGCTATAAAATATTTTTTAAAAACAAAAGAAGTATGTGAGAAGAATAATATTAGTAATAGAGAGGTAGATGCATCAATTAATATTGCGGTGACGCATTTTCTAGTAGAAAAGTATGAAATATCATTACAATGTTTTATTGAACAGTTAGGGGAATGTAGAAAATATGAATTTGAGATAAAATTATTTTATTGTTATACATCGATTGCTAGTATTTATTTAAGATTAGATGATTATGATAATGCTTATAAGTATTATGAACTTTGTAATAAGGAGATTATTAATTATCCTGACCAAAGTGAAAACATTGAAATATTCTATCTTTTAGCAGCTGAGATTAATTATAAATTAGGGGACATGAAAAAGGCTGAGTCTTATATCAATAAGGTTTTGGAATTATATGGGGAAAATCAATTTATACATGCATTATGGGCTCAGATTTTAAATAAATGTATAAAAATACATTTGAGAGAAAATGATGATGAGTTAATAAAGGATATTACAAACATTGCAACAATAGCTAATAAAGTATTATATGTAAGTAGTAGACTTAATATATTTTATGGAGTTGTAATACTTTTATATGATAATGAAATACAAGAGCATGCATCAATTATTTTTAATGAGATTAACAAGATTAATATCGATATTGACATAAAAGACCACAGAGTATTTGTTAAAAAGTTATATGTTGACGGATTAATAGAAAACACAAATAGTATTGAGATTTTTGATGAGGCTTTAGAGTATTCAAAAAAATATAAAGAAATAGATATATGTTGGAAAATATATACTGCAATTGGTGATTATTATTTTAACAAAGAGGATTATTTGTATGCAGTAATATATTACTTTGAAGCTTGTGGTATATTAAAGAATATAAATTCTAAATTACCAATTAAGTATAGGTTATCCTATATAAGACTAAACAATGCAATAAGACCTTTCAATAGATTTTTAGGTATTAATAATTATTATAAAAATAATAAGGATATTTCCATGCTTAAATTTGAACAGGCAAGTATTAGCGATGAAGAAGGATTAATGGATATATTAGAGCAGGTAAACCATAAGGATATTTTGAAAAATAAAAACTTTATAAAATCTATTAAAAAAATATACTCAGTTTCTCTTCATGAGGGTATTCATGATATAGGTGATGTATTAGAAAATTTGCAATCTGATAACTTAAGAAACTTAGAACTCATAATCGATTATTTGTCTTATATAACATTAGCGACTAGAGGAATAATAATTATTAATGATGATGACAATAAAGAATATAAAGTTATTGCATCCAGTGATAGAAAATATGAGTTACCGCAGACCACAGAAAAATTATCTGAAATGCTAAGCCGAGATAAGCCGGGGTTAGTAACAGATGGTTCACAAAATCAAGATGCAGTTGGGGATAAAAATAATATTTATAATACTATAAAGGCGTCTATTTGCATCCCAATTATCATGGAAGATATTACTGAAAAAAGTATTGTGAAAAATCAACGACGAAAGAGCATACAAGGAAGCAAGTATGTAATTGGGCATATATATATTGAATCTCAAAGAGTACTAAATAATTTAAACAATGGTAGTATGAAAAAATGTATTGAGCTTAGCAAAGTAGTAGGTATAATAATTGAAAAATATAAGCTCAGACTAAGTTCATCTGTTGATAAATTGACGGGAACACTTACTAGAAAATACCTAGAAGAGGCCTTAGATGAACAAATTGAAAAATCAAGTCTTGATGAAAGCAAATTTTCTCTTATTATGTATGATTTAGATCATTTTAAAATTATAAATGATAAGTTTGGACATCGGACAGGAGATTATGCTTTAAAGAGGGTTTGCGATGTTGTGTTAAGTAATTTAAGAGATACAGATATTGTTGGCAGATACGGGGGAGAAGAATTTATTGTTATTCTTCCAAATACAGATATTTATGAAGCACAACTTGTGGCTGAAAAACTTAGAAGTAAGATAGAACAAGAAAAAATATTAGACAATAGACGTGATGTTACTGTGAGTTTGGGTGTTATAACGTGCCCTATGCAGGGTGAGTGGCAAGGTGAATTAGTTGAGAGGGTAGATCAAGCATTATATGTGGCAAAGCAGCAGGGGAGAAATCGATATGTTACTTGGAATAGTGATTTCTCTAAAAAGGCGAAAAAAACAGATAGGCTTGCGGGTATAATATCTGGTAATGAATTGCAAGATCACAGAAATGTACTTGCAATGATAGAATTAATTGAACTAATAAATATAAATTTAACAAAAGAAGATAAAATATATAGTCTACTCGGCAGGATTATTGAAATTACAGAAGCAAAAAAAGGTGTTTTATTTCTTGTAGGGAATGGAGACATTACTGAAAAATATTCAAGAGAGATATTTATAAACGAATGGGTAGATAGCGATACTTACAATAAAAGTATAATAAAATCTGTACTCGATAGTAAGCAGGGAGTTTGGAAGATAGATTGGGATACGATAATTGAATATGATGTTGTTACAGGTGCGCCTAATTGGCAATCGGTTATTGTAATTCCACTCATCAGGGGTGATTATGTAAAAGGAGTATTATACTTAGCCGAATCGACGCAAGTTAAAGAGTTTAGCTTTGATGATTTTAACTTTGTAAGTATGCTTGGTAAGATAATAGTCCCAATACTATAG
- a CDS encoding response regulator transcription factor, with amino-acid sequence MKKILIVEDDISIARLQKDYLEIEGFEVKICNDGVEGLNALKTKEFDLLILDVMLPKIDGFTILRSMQEDKEIPILMVSAKKDDIDKIKGLSLGADDYITKPFNPSELVARVKSHIRNYERIKNKFNSVVKSSTIIIRGLEIRKDCRQVFVDGIEINLAQKEFDLLLYLAENPNRVFSKVELFEKIWGYDALSDTATVTVHIGRVREKIDKCTSQPQYIETVWGTGYRLRV; translated from the coding sequence ATGAAAAAAATTTTAATAGTAGAAGATGATATAAGTATTGCTAGGCTTCAAAAAGACTATTTAGAGATTGAAGGGTTTGAGGTTAAAATATGCAATGATGGGGTAGAGGGATTAAATGCCCTGAAAACAAAGGAATTTGATTTGTTAATTCTTGATGTTATGCTTCCTAAAATTGATGGATTTACTATTTTGCGAAGTATGCAAGAGGATAAGGAAATTCCAATTTTAATGGTATCTGCAAAAAAAGATGATATTGACAAAATAAAGGGGCTCAGTCTTGGTGCTGATGACTATATTACAAAGCCATTTAACCCAAGTGAACTAGTTGCTAGAGTTAAATCACATATTCGAAATTACGAGCGAATAAAGAATAAATTTAACTCCGTCGTGAAAAGTAGCACTATTATAATAAGGGGACTAGAAATAAGAAAGGATTGTAGGCAGGTATTTGTAGATGGTATTGAAATAAACTTAGCTCAAAAAGAGTTTGATTTATTACTCTATCTAGCTGAAAATCCTAATAGGGTATTTAGTAAAGTTGAATTATTTGAAAAAATATGGGGATACGATGCTTTATCAGATACTGCGACTGTAACAGTACATATTGGAAGAGTAAGGGAAAAAATCGATAAATGTACATCTCAGCCTCAATACATTGAAACTGTTTGGGGAACTGGGTACAGGCTTAGGGTATAA
- a CDS encoding HD-GYP domain-containing protein — protein sequence MRLLPIEFAKSGDFLAKTIFDNDGRILLREGVALTDFYLARIKRLQIYSIYISDEYNEAEIEDVIKPELRQHAIKAIKDAFYSFEKYSLYSTNTNLDEKKVSKEKRVYFESIGSIAKEIIDEIISKKNVMINLVDIKSMDNYTYQHSVNVAVLSLVLGVQLQLNQNELYTLCIGALLHDIGKTLIPKQIILKPGPLTDQEYKTVKEHTTKGYDFLKGCLEIPAPARIVALQHHEKINGRGYPDNIKNKSINKFARIVAIADVYDALTSDRPYSKAMCPNDAVEYIFSHGDTQFDYEMVKVFSKAVVPYPPGTLVKLSTGDIGVVMAVFPNFALRPQVKIIKKGMNSKSNEVGTTVSLVSQLDIVIRNIEFAV from the coding sequence ATGAGACTTTTACCAATTGAATTTGCAAAATCAGGAGATTTTTTGGCTAAAACTATATTTGATAATGATGGAAGAATTCTATTAAGAGAAGGTGTTGCATTAACTGATTTTTACTTGGCAAGGATAAAACGTTTACAGATTTACTCTATATACATTAGTGATGAATACAACGAAGCTGAAATTGAAGATGTAATAAAACCTGAGTTACGCCAACATGCTATTAAAGCTATCAAAGATGCTTTTTATAGCTTTGAGAAATATAGTTTATATTCTACTAATACTAACCTTGATGAAAAAAAAGTTTCAAAAGAAAAACGAGTCTATTTTGAATCTATAGGAAGTATTGCTAAGGAAATAATTGACGAGATAATAAGTAAAAAAAATGTAATGATTAACCTCGTAGATATTAAAAGTATGGATAATTACACCTACCAGCACAGTGTAAACGTAGCCGTACTTTCTCTAGTATTAGGTGTTCAATTACAATTAAATCAGAATGAGCTTTATACTTTATGTATAGGAGCATTGCTACATGATATAGGCAAAACTCTTATTCCAAAACAAATAATTTTAAAACCTGGTCCCTTAACTGATCAAGAATATAAAACTGTAAAGGAACATACCACAAAAGGTTATGATTTTCTAAAAGGGTGTTTGGAAATACCTGCTCCCGCTAGAATTGTTGCTCTTCAACATCATGAAAAAATAAATGGGCGCGGATACCCAGATAACATAAAAAACAAATCAATTAATAAATTTGCTAGAATTGTTGCTATTGCAGATGTGTATGATGCGCTTACATCAGACAGGCCCTATAGCAAGGCCATGTGCCCTAATGATGCTGTAGAATATATTTTTTCTCATGGTGATACTCAGTTTGATTATGAAATGGTTAAAGTATTTTCTAAGGCAGTTGTTCCTTATCCACCTGGAACCCTAGTCAAATTAAGCACTGGTGATATTGGTGTAGTTATGGCTGTATTTCCTAACTTTGCCTTAAGACCACAAGTTAAAATTATAAAAAAAGGAATGAATTCTAAGTCTAATGAAGTTGGCACAACTGTTTCTCTTGTTTCACAATTAGATATCGTAATTAGAAATATTGAGTTTGCCGTCTAA